In the genome of Perca fluviatilis chromosome 4, GENO_Pfluv_1.0, whole genome shotgun sequence, one region contains:
- the dram2b gene encoding DNA damage-regulated autophagy modulator protein 2b has translation MWWFQQGLCFLPAALVVWTAASFVFAYITAVSLRHVDPLVPYISDTGTMAPERCVFGIMLDVSAFLGIATVYVRYKQVEVLTGQGEFKLNRLNRFGLLLGLISSFGMCVVANFQKTTLFSMHLVGAVLTFGVGALYIVVQTLLSLHMQPHVHSRTIYLVRLSVGLWTMSSIISMFVSSVIMYSSLPGVDVPRKLHWTPGETGYTAHIISTVSEWSLAFSFISFFLTYIRDFQKIQLRAEADVQSSHLYDNWPHNGVAASESSPLLAGGT, from the exons ATGTGGTGGTTCCAGCAGGGTCTGTGCTTCCTGCCTGCGGCGCTGGTCGTCTGGACAGCGGCGTCCTTTGTCTTTGCTTACATCACAGCGGTGTCGCTGAGGCACGTGGATCCTCTGGTGCCTTACATCAG CGACACAGGAACGATGGCACCAGAGAGGTGTGTGTTCGGCATAATGCTGGATGTGTCAGCCTTTTtag ggATAGCCACGGTGTACGTGCGTTACAAACAGGTGGAGGTTCTGACGGGTCAAGGCGAATTCAAACTGAACAGACTGAACCGCTTTGGGCTGCTGCTCGGCTTGATCAGCTCTTTTGGGATGTGCGTGGTCGCAAACTTCCAG AAGACCACGCTGTTCTCCATGCACCTGGTGGGGGCGGTGCTGACTTTCGGGGTCGGGGCTCTCTACATTGTGGTTCAGACGCTGCTCTCGCTCCACATGCAGCCTCACGTCCACAGCAGGACCATCTACCTGGTCCGGCTCAGCGTCGGACTCTGGACCATGAGCAGCATCATCAGCA TGTTCGTATCGTCAGTCATCATGTACAGCAGTCTGCCGGGAGTGGACGTACCTCGCAAACTGCACTGGACTCCTGGAGAAACG GGTTACACGGCTCACATTATCAGCACCGTGTCTGAATGGTCCCTCGCCTTCTCCTTCATCAGCTTCTTCCTTACCTACATCAGAGATTTCCAG aaaATTCAGTTGCGAGCTGAAGCAGATGTGCAGAGCAGCCACCTGTACGACAACTGGCCACACAATGGCGTCGCAGCCTCTGAGTCTTCTCCACTGCTGGCAGGAGGAACATGA